One Methanohalophilus mahii DSM 5219 genomic window carries:
- a CDS encoding ArsR/SmtB family transcription factor encodes MIIPEPIKCEIEYKGGVDNLYKKMPPEDELKRWSEIHHALSSPLRLKILYMVASQPLCVCIIKHILKVSDSKLSYHLSILSGSGIIKGTREGNWIIYSATEEGKQMIEGISGK; translated from the coding sequence ATGATTATTCCCGAACCCATAAAATGCGAAATAGAATATAAGGGAGGAGTGGACAACCTTTATAAAAAAATGCCTCCTGAAGATGAATTAAAGCGATGGAGTGAGATTCACCATGCATTATCATCCCCACTCAGGTTGAAAATATTATATATGGTAGCCAGCCAACCCCTTTGTGTATGCATTATAAAGCATATTCTGAAAGTATCTGATTCAAAGTTATCATACCACCTTTCAATATTAAGTGGAAGTGGTATTATTAAAGGAACCAGAGAAGGAAATTGGATAATATATAGTGCTACTGAAGAAGGTAAACAGATGATTGAAGGAATATCAGGCAAATAA